A genomic window from Sulfurospirillum multivorans DSM 12446 includes:
- a CDS encoding dimethylarginine dimethylaminohydrolase family protein yields the protein MLLAMTHLPSPKLQECELTFVQSEPISLEKATLQHAAYCAMLERCGAKVMVLDENLACPDSVFVEDPIIVFDEVAVLTSMGVESRRAESASMEKVFSKYRNVERIVLPAQIEGGDVLKVGKKIFVGKSPRTNQEGISALEAIIKPFGYEVIAVSVTGCLHLKTGVTALDDQTVLINSNWLDADAFHGFIKVEVPEDEPFGANVLKIGEILCMNEAFPESISLVKSLGYKVETVNISEFVKAEAGLTCMSVVFTCKD from the coding sequence ATGCTTTTAGCCATGACCCATTTGCCTTCACCCAAGTTGCAAGAGTGCGAACTCACGTTTGTACAAAGCGAGCCTATTTCCCTTGAAAAAGCGACCCTTCAACATGCTGCATATTGTGCGATGTTAGAGCGCTGTGGTGCCAAAGTGATGGTTTTAGATGAAAATTTAGCCTGCCCCGATAGTGTGTTTGTGGAAGATCCGATCATCGTTTTTGACGAAGTGGCGGTGTTGACTTCAATGGGCGTAGAATCACGCAGAGCTGAAAGTGCATCGATGGAAAAAGTTTTTTCCAAATACCGCAACGTGGAGCGCATCGTTTTGCCTGCTCAAATTGAAGGTGGCGATGTGCTAAAAGTCGGTAAAAAAATCTTTGTCGGCAAATCGCCTCGCACCAATCAAGAGGGTATTTCCGCACTTGAAGCGATCATCAAACCCTTTGGTTATGAGGTGATTGCTGTGAGCGTTACGGGATGTTTGCACCTCAAAACAGGCGTGACAGCACTGGATGATCAAACGGTTTTGATCAATTCAAACTGGCTGGATGCGGACGCCTTTCATGGCTTTATCAAAGTTGAAGTACCAGAAGACGAGCCTTTTGGGGCAAATGTACTCAAAATCGGTGAAATTCTCTGTATGAATGAAGCGTTTCCTGAGAGTATTAGCCTTGTCAAATCATTGGGATACAAGGTTGAAACGGTCAATATCAGCGAGTTTGTCAAAGCCGAAGCGGGGCTCACGTGCATGAGCGTCGTGTTTACATGTAAAGATTAA
- a CDS encoding VOC family protein, translating into MSLISHLDHLVLTVASIEQSCAFYTAVLQMDEITFKGRKALKFGHSKINLHEVGHEFKPKATHPMAGSADLCLITQMPISQFLEHLHQCGVVCIEGPVKRTGARSDLLSVYFRDPDGNLIEVANELVAF; encoded by the coding sequence ATGTCGCTTATTTCACATCTTGATCATCTTGTTTTGACGGTTGCAAGTATTGAACAAAGTTGTGCTTTTTATACCGCGGTTTTGCAGATGGATGAGATCACCTTCAAAGGTCGAAAAGCACTCAAATTTGGGCATAGCAAAATCAATTTGCATGAAGTCGGACATGAGTTCAAACCCAAAGCGACACACCCAATGGCAGGCTCAGCCGATCTATGTTTGATCACGCAAATGCCTATTTCTCAGTTCTTAGAGCATCTGCACCAGTGTGGCGTTGTCTGCATTGAAGGCCCCGTAAAGCGCACTGGCGCAAGGAGTGATCTTTTATCGGTTTATTTTCGCGACCCCGATGGAAATCTCATCGAAGTCGCCAATGAATTGGTCGCTTTTTAA
- a CDS encoding DJ-1/PfpI family protein has translation MAKKILFIVGDYVEDYEVMVPFQALGAVGHTVIAVCPNKKAGEFIRTAIHDFEGDQTYSEKPGHNFTLNGTFDAIKAEEFDALVVPGGRAPEYLRLNEKVLEMVRHFAKTNKPIAAICHGAQLLAAADVLGGKSCSAYPACAPEVTKAGGTYASIEVTEATVDGNLVTAPAWPAHPQWIAKFLVVLGTKITL, from the coding sequence ATGGCAAAAAAAATTCTGTTTATCGTCGGAGACTACGTTGAAGATTACGAAGTTATGGTGCCTTTTCAAGCGTTAGGGGCAGTGGGTCACACGGTGATCGCTGTTTGCCCAAACAAAAAAGCGGGTGAGTTTATCCGCACAGCGATTCATGATTTTGAGGGAGACCAGACTTACAGTGAAAAACCAGGTCACAATTTTACACTTAATGGCACATTTGACGCCATCAAAGCCGAAGAGTTTGATGCGCTTGTAGTACCGGGAGGTCGCGCTCCTGAATATTTGAGGCTCAATGAAAAAGTGCTAGAGATGGTACGCCATTTTGCCAAAACCAACAAACCCATCGCAGCGATTTGCCACGGGGCTCAACTGCTTGCAGCTGCTGATGTACTCGGAGGAAAAAGTTGTTCAGCCTACCCTGCATGCGCACCTGAAGTCACGAAAGCGGGCGGAACCTATGCGTCTATCGAAGTGACTGAAGCAACCGTGGATGGCAACCTTGTCACCGCTCCTGCATGGCCAGCACATCCTCAGTGGATCGCTAAATTTCTCGTCGTTTTGGGAACAAAAATCACGCTCTAA
- a CDS encoding PhoX family protein — protein sequence MVEFIGMDAPSTPEKMAKAYSEAKVIIHTANGGKIQRALSYETLFGVKDKVGTNKNPAGQLYSMSMKPLMDPFGKPLIAETPDSNSLLNVNGSLYLVTHYEYDWILSDGSSAEKSDIWHNRAPMSMTLTSIKQDAKNGKLKAVDQYPIDFSKVGGIWIPCAGSQTPWNTHLGSEEDYDLYFTAASGKNYKAAQKGLKAMSELYFEGKKEAKAYDYGYITEVAVNDTSKTTVTKHYAMGRGTWEMAKIMSDEKTAFFGDDGAQVGLYMYIGDKAKDLDNGTLYAAIWSQTNEDGARDGGQAKLSWIKLGHASSEEVSQWKEKLSFNDIFEAYAPAEFDPKKHEGFKAVKAGHSEIEYLKLKPNMERAAAFLETRRYAAYLGATTEFNKMEGVAFNKEDKKLYIAMSYIEKGMAKDTTFAKDDIKVAKNRCGGTYEVALASGIKDSNGELIKSDFVPTRMSVPSALLGEEIATDALGNTCAVDKIANTDNLFYSSRARTLFIGEDSGTHVNNFVWAYNIDTKKLSRILSTPAGAESTGLQVVENMNGFAYIMSNAQHQGDFIKTMDKDLQSKVAPKIDKFQAPVGYIYGIPGL from the coding sequence ATGGTTGAATTTATAGGTATGGATGCGCCAAGCACGCCTGAAAAAATGGCAAAAGCGTACTCAGAAGCCAAAGTCATCATCCACACTGCAAACGGTGGAAAGATACAAAGAGCCCTCTCGTATGAAACACTTTTTGGGGTAAAAGATAAAGTCGGCACCAACAAAAATCCCGCAGGACAACTCTACTCTATGTCCATGAAACCCTTGATGGACCCTTTTGGAAAACCGCTCATCGCTGAAACACCCGATAGCAATTCACTCTTAAATGTCAATGGTTCACTCTATCTTGTCACACACTACGAATATGACTGGATTTTAAGCGATGGCTCTTCGGCTGAGAAAAGTGACATCTGGCATAACCGCGCTCCTATGAGTATGACACTCACGTCCATCAAACAAGATGCCAAAAATGGCAAACTCAAAGCGGTCGATCAGTATCCGATTGATTTTTCTAAAGTGGGCGGCATCTGGATTCCCTGTGCTGGGTCGCAAACACCTTGGAACACCCACTTAGGTAGCGAAGAGGATTACGATCTTTACTTTACCGCCGCAAGTGGAAAAAACTACAAAGCCGCGCAAAAAGGGCTTAAAGCCATGAGTGAGCTCTATTTTGAAGGTAAAAAAGAGGCTAAAGCTTATGATTATGGTTACATCACCGAAGTTGCAGTCAATGACACGAGCAAAACCACGGTTACCAAACACTACGCTATGGGGCGTGGAACATGGGAGATGGCAAAAATCATGAGCGATGAAAAAACAGCTTTTTTTGGCGATGATGGTGCACAAGTGGGGCTTTACATGTACATAGGCGATAAAGCAAAAGATTTAGATAACGGTACACTGTATGCCGCCATTTGGTCTCAAACGAATGAAGATGGCGCACGAGATGGTGGACAAGCCAAACTCAGTTGGATCAAGCTAGGACACGCAAGCTCTGAAGAGGTTTCTCAATGGAAAGAGAAACTGAGTTTTAATGACATCTTTGAAGCGTACGCTCCAGCAGAATTTGACCCGAAAAAACACGAAGGTTTTAAAGCGGTAAAAGCGGGACACTCTGAGATCGAGTACCTTAAACTCAAACCAAACATGGAACGCGCTGCCGCATTTTTAGAGACACGTCGTTATGCCGCTTATTTAGGAGCTACGACAGAGTTTAACAAAATGGAAGGTGTCGCGTTTAATAAAGAAGATAAAAAACTCTACATCGCCATGTCGTACATCGAAAAAGGAATGGCAAAAGATACGACGTTTGCCAAAGACGACATCAAAGTCGCTAAAAACCGCTGTGGTGGAACCTATGAAGTCGCCCTTGCCTCTGGCATTAAAGACAGCAATGGAGAGTTGATAAAAAGTGATTTTGTGCCTACGCGTATGTCTGTGCCTTCCGCACTTTTGGGTGAAGAGATCGCTACCGATGCACTTGGAAATACCTGTGCCGTCGATAAAATAGCCAACACCGACAACCTCTTTTACTCCTCACGTGCTCGCACACTTTTCATCGGTGAAGACAGTGGAACGCATGTCAATAACTTCGTTTGGGCGTATAACATTGATACGAAAAAGCTCTCTCGCATTCTCTCCACTCCCGCAGGTGCAGAATCCACAGGACTTCAAGTGGTTGAAAATATGAACGGCTTTGCGTACATCATGAGCAACGCGCAACATCAAGGCGATTTTATCAAAACGATGGATAAAGACCTTCAAAGCAAAGTTGCTCCAAAAATCGATAAATTCCAAGCGCCTGTAGGGTATATTTATGGCATCCCAGGGCTTTAA
- a CDS encoding dienelactone hydrolase family protein, translating into MRKFLALLMLFICATLSFAKEGFVTYVVDGKTYEGYYSTPSDEAPLVFIIHDWDGLNEYEMTRAKMLNDLGYGAFAIDLFGKGVKPVTMDEKKALTNALYNDRAKMRKLLDASYQAAKKEGANVANSIGIGYCFGGAALLEMARMGTPLKGFVSFHGGLATPAGEDYTQTKGFVLILHGSADESVSLDEFAGLAKELEKTGIKHEMITYSGAPHAFTVFGTERYREAADKKSWRRLVEFVDETLSK; encoded by the coding sequence ATGAGAAAATTTCTAGCACTGTTGATGCTCTTTATTTGTGCGACACTTTCGTTTGCGAAAGAGGGTTTTGTTACGTATGTGGTTGATGGAAAAACGTACGAGGGTTACTATAGCACCCCCTCAGATGAGGCACCCCTTGTTTTTATTATTCACGACTGGGATGGGCTCAATGAGTACGAGATGACACGCGCAAAGATGCTCAATGATCTGGGCTATGGTGCCTTTGCGATAGACCTTTTTGGCAAAGGCGTCAAACCTGTTACGATGGATGAAAAAAAAGCACTGACCAACGCGCTTTACAATGATAGGGCTAAGATGCGAAAGCTTCTGGATGCGAGTTACCAAGCGGCTAAAAAAGAGGGTGCAAACGTGGCAAATTCTATAGGAATTGGTTACTGTTTTGGCGGCGCAGCACTTTTGGAGATGGCGCGCATGGGAACCCCACTCAAAGGGTTTGTCAGTTTTCACGGAGGTTTAGCAACGCCTGCTGGAGAAGACTACACGCAAACAAAAGGCTTTGTGCTTATATTACACGGATCAGCCGATGAGAGCGTGAGTTTAGACGAATTTGCAGGACTCGCCAAAGAGCTTGAAAAAACAGGCATCAAGCATGAGATGATCACCTACAGTGGCGCTCCTCACGCATTTACTGTTTTTGGAACCGAGCGATACCGAGAAGCTGCTGATAAAAAATCGTGGAGAAGATTGGTCGAATTTGTCGATGAAACACTCTCAAAATAG
- a CDS encoding EAL domain-containing protein produces the protein MGNSVDKEQEQKEKIKHLSKELRAVQKNLVEQFYTDPLTRLPNLYKLRHDLEEVSDFTLIIANIDNFKLLNDFYGFVVGDFILESFAKSLKTELQDVSVYRMAGDEFAILLHERMSFYLLKNYLTYLSRQLTHLKYAYAQTEIYVDCTLSSSASFSHSDIFSKVSMALKYAKREQLKFWIFEDTMNFSQEYESNLKYATKVRKAIMDFSGIVPYFQPIIDNKTDEIIKFEALSRLVDEEGVIHSPHNFIPIAKMIKVYDKITMAIIDKSFKVFETHPFDFSINLSFEDIINEEIYDFIIRKLRDSNMGHRVTFELLESERVNDFNKVMHFFNEIKRYGAKVAIDDFGSGFSNFSYIIKLNPDFIKIDGSLIKDIDKDKNAQIVVETIVDFSKKMGIKTVAEFVHSSTVLSTVKQLGIDYSQGYFIDMPSPQIDL, from the coding sequence ATGGGAAATAGTGTCGATAAAGAGCAAGAGCAAAAAGAGAAGATTAAGCATCTCTCCAAAGAGCTTCGCGCCGTGCAGAAAAATCTTGTGGAGCAGTTTTACACCGACCCACTCACGCGCCTTCCCAACCTCTATAAATTGCGCCATGATCTCGAAGAGGTTAGTGATTTTACACTGATTATTGCCAACATTGACAACTTCAAACTGCTCAATGATTTTTACGGGTTTGTTGTGGGCGATTTCATCTTAGAATCTTTTGCAAAAAGCCTTAAAACCGAACTTCAAGATGTGAGCGTTTACCGTATGGCGGGCGATGAATTTGCCATTTTACTGCATGAACGCATGAGTTTTTACCTCTTGAAAAATTACCTCACCTATCTCTCCCGTCAACTCACCCATCTGAAGTACGCTTACGCGCAAACGGAGATTTACGTTGACTGCACGCTTTCATCCAGTGCTAGTTTTTCACACAGTGACATCTTTTCCAAAGTGAGTATGGCACTCAAATATGCCAAAAGAGAACAACTCAAGTTTTGGATCTTTGAAGATACAATGAACTTCTCGCAAGAGTACGAAAGCAACCTCAAATACGCCACTAAAGTGCGTAAAGCCATTATGGATTTCTCAGGTATCGTGCCTTATTTCCAACCCATCATCGACAACAAAACCGACGAAATCATCAAGTTTGAAGCACTCTCCCGTTTGGTCGACGAAGAGGGCGTCATCCACTCACCGCACAATTTTATTCCCATCGCGAAGATGATTAAAGTCTACGATAAAATCACGATGGCGATCATCGACAAAAGTTTTAAAGTGTTTGAAACGCATCCATTTGATTTTAGCATCAACCTCTCGTTTGAGGACATCATTAACGAAGAGATTTACGATTTTATCATCCGAAAACTGCGTGATTCCAACATGGGGCATCGCGTCACGTTTGAACTGTTAGAGTCTGAACGGGTCAATGACTTCAACAAAGTGATGCACTTTTTCAATGAGATCAAGCGCTACGGTGCCAAAGTCGCGATCGATGATTTTGGAAGTGGATTTTCCAACTTCTCTTACATCATCAAGCTGAATCCCGATTTTATCAAGATCGATGGCAGCCTCATCAAAGACATCGACAAAGATAAAAATGCCCAAATCGTTGTGGAAACCATTGTCGACTTCTCCAAAAAAATGGGCATCAAAACCGTCGCAGAATTCGTCCACTCCAGTACAGTTCTCTCCACGGTCAAACAGCTTGGCATCGACTACTCGCAGGGCTATTTCATCGACATGCCATCCCCTCAGATCGATCTGTAA
- a CDS encoding gamma-glutamylcyclotransferase family protein — MDNSEHRLHEVFFYGLYMDPEILTSKEVTPRNPRIATVKGYKLRIGKLATLLRDENSKASGIIYSLTHDEIDKLYNGSGLLAYVPESLTATTKDNATLSVLCCNLRVPPATGENNPEYLEKLTACMKKYNVPIF, encoded by the coding sequence ATGGACAATTCAGAACATAGACTACACGAAGTCTTTTTTTATGGGTTATATATGGATCCAGAAATCCTCACTAGCAAAGAGGTAACACCTCGAAATCCCAGAATTGCCACAGTAAAAGGTTATAAACTCAGAATCGGGAAGTTGGCAACGTTGTTAAGAGATGAAAACAGTAAAGCGAGTGGCATTATTTATTCATTAACCCATGATGAGATCGATAAACTCTACAATGGCTCAGGATTGCTAGCTTATGTACCTGAATCATTAACCGCAACAACAAAAGACAATGCGACACTATCCGTTTTATGTTGCAATTTACGTGTTCCACCAGCGACTGGTGAAAATAATCCTGAATACTTAGAAAAATTAACAGCGTGTATGAAAAAATATAACGTTCCAATTTTTTAA
- the trxC gene encoding thioredoxin TrxC gives MKVICPNCLATNNVPKLEVYKKANCGKCQTSLLDPHPIALTSDILEAVLGNTDVPVIVDFWAPWCAPCKAFAPTFQQAARAYPLRVLFAKVDTEAEQFLASRFKIRSIPTLIVFKDGVEVERVSGAMSDEDLDRFVERFL, from the coding sequence ATGAAAGTCATCTGTCCCAACTGTTTGGCTACCAATAATGTCCCAAAACTCGAAGTCTACAAAAAAGCAAATTGCGGGAAGTGCCAAACTTCCCTGCTCGACCCACATCCCATCGCTCTGACCAGCGACATTCTTGAAGCCGTTCTAGGTAATACCGATGTGCCCGTCATCGTCGACTTCTGGGCACCGTGGTGCGCCCCATGCAAAGCCTTCGCCCCCACCTTCCAACAAGCCGCCCGAGCCTATCCGTTGCGCGTTTTATTTGCCAAAGTCGATACCGAAGCCGAACAATTTTTGGCTTCACGCTTTAAAATTCGCTCGATTCCTACGCTGATCGTTTTTAAAGATGGCGTGGAAGTTGAGCGCGTAAGTGGCGCGATGAGCGATGAAGATTTGGATCGTTTTGTGGAGAGGTTTTTGTAA
- a CDS encoding DUF4392 domain-containing protein, with protein MHTFNTIEEIVLQHSTRHMDKIQAHFPHEHTKKAVHAFLKLDKGVVFIYTGFYVAGFAETDGPLGAYFLAKAFEKLGYTPVIVTDHFCEDYFFDIKTLYIPLEGLSHQEYEMLLDTYKPIAHLSIERCGQNHEGLYLNSRGVNIKEFTAPVDELFKLGSKTAPSFGIGDGGNEVGMGSFEEVLKDKEFFYDYCVIPCDYPMIASVSNWGGYGFIAELEKVLHVNVLPSFEEVEKYLEFIVSKGSVDGIKRESVMSVDGKEWSIEPEILSALKAYATQG; from the coding sequence ATGCACACTTTTAATACAATCGAAGAGATCGTTCTTCAACATTCCACCCGTCATATGGACAAAATTCAGGCTCATTTTCCCCATGAACACACTAAAAAGGCTGTTCACGCTTTCCTGAAACTAGATAAAGGCGTTGTTTTCATCTACACCGGTTTTTACGTGGCAGGTTTTGCAGAAACCGATGGTCCTTTAGGCGCTTACTTTTTAGCCAAAGCGTTTGAAAAACTAGGATACACGCCTGTTATCGTGACCGACCATTTTTGCGAGGACTATTTTTTTGATATCAAAACCCTCTACATCCCGCTTGAAGGGCTAAGCCACCAAGAATACGAAATGCTTTTAGACACCTACAAACCCATCGCACATCTCTCCATCGAGCGTTGCGGACAAAACCATGAAGGGCTTTACCTCAACTCGCGTGGTGTGAACATCAAAGAGTTCACCGCTCCTGTCGATGAGCTTTTCAAACTAGGAAGCAAAACCGCTCCAAGCTTTGGCATCGGCGATGGTGGCAATGAAGTGGGCATGGGAAGCTTTGAAGAAGTTTTGAAAGATAAAGAATTTTTCTACGACTACTGCGTCATTCCCTGCGACTACCCGATGATCGCATCGGTTTCCAACTGGGGCGGATACGGTTTTATCGCAGAGCTTGAAAAAGTTTTACATGTAAACGTTTTACCCAGCTTTGAAGAGGTTGAAAAATACCTTGAATTTATCGTCTCCAAAGGCTCAGTAGACGGCATCAAACGAGAATCCGTGATGTCAGTCGATGGCAAAGAGTGGTCGATAGAACCTGAAATACTCAGCGCCTTAAAAGCATACGCAACACAAGGATAA
- a CDS encoding putative hydro-lyase has product MSPKELRAKIAKGEFTRPTAGECPGYIQMNMVALPKEYAKRFEAFAKENAKAIPVLEVIHEGHHSSVLAKGADILSEIPKYNILRDGVVVETVTDITPYYQPDLVFFLIGCSFSFETALIENGMPLRHVDQQKNVAMYRTNIALKPVEGFSGEMVVSMRPIKKEKVADACVVTSHFPRMHGSPIQVGYPEMIGINDVSRPDYGDAIEIKVDEIPLFWPCGVTPQNVITSMKLPFAITHAPGHMFVTDKKDSEYYE; this is encoded by the coding sequence ATGTCTCCGAAAGAGTTACGCGCAAAAATCGCCAAAGGCGAGTTTACCAGACCCACAGCGGGCGAATGCCCTGGCTACATTCAGATGAATATGGTAGCCCTTCCCAAAGAGTACGCGAAACGTTTTGAAGCGTTTGCAAAAGAGAATGCCAAAGCAATTCCCGTGCTTGAAGTAATTCACGAGGGGCATCATTCAAGCGTTTTAGCTAAAGGTGCTGACATCTTAAGCGAAATTCCAAAGTATAACATTTTGCGCGATGGCGTTGTGGTCGAAACCGTGACGGACATTACGCCTTATTACCAACCTGATTTGGTCTTTTTCTTGATTGGGTGTAGTTTTTCGTTTGAGACAGCGCTTATTGAAAATGGCATGCCACTTCGCCACGTCGATCAGCAAAAAAATGTCGCCATGTACCGCACCAACATCGCGCTTAAACCTGTGGAAGGCTTTTCAGGTGAGATGGTCGTGAGTATGCGCCCGATCAAAAAAGAAAAAGTAGCGGATGCGTGTGTCGTGACGAGTCATTTTCCTCGTATGCACGGCTCACCGATACAAGTGGGTTACCCTGAAATGATCGGCATCAATGATGTTTCAAGGCCTGATTATGGCGATGCGATTGAGATTAAAGTGGATGAAATTCCATTGTTTTGGCCCTGCGGTGTCACGCCTCAAAATGTCATCACGAGCATGAAACTCCCGTTTGCGATCACCCACGCACCTGGGCATATGTTTGTAACGGACAAAAAAGATAGCGAATACTACGAATAG
- a CDS encoding polysaccharide deacetylase family protein, producing MLRLIFSLMLCWLPLVAMENIKHYEVFVKAYEQKDALLLISRRFELSGVTFYLTTNTQTLQTKVLALDATKLLPLDERFEQSLFAKRLKESTALHVNGGATHAITQNLKAIYLSMDLCPSSKQGYEREFIEHLTKQNGKTPIAIALSSAWKEHHEKEFEELVHNPLLQITWVNHSHTHFYDPKLPIRDNFMLHVNTDVKSEILGVEKTLLEEGITPSVFFRFPGLIANEKLMRELRETYFLIPLGANAWIAKNEPTKTGSIILIHGNKNEPQGIEMLEKKLPEVVKTYQFHPLQEAFVP from the coding sequence ATGCTACGACTAATTTTCTCTTTGATGCTCTGTTGGCTTCCTTTGGTAGCAATGGAGAACATAAAGCACTACGAAGTCTTTGTCAAAGCGTACGAGCAAAAGGACGCGCTCCTGCTTATTTCTCGCCGTTTTGAACTCAGTGGCGTCACGTTTTACCTTACCACGAACACGCAAACCTTGCAAACCAAAGTCCTAGCCCTCGATGCAACCAAGCTTCTGCCCTTAGATGAGCGTTTTGAGCAAAGCCTTTTTGCCAAACGTTTAAAGGAGTCAACCGCTTTACATGTAAACGGTGGAGCGACGCATGCCATCACACAAAACCTTAAGGCGATTTACCTGAGCATGGATCTCTGCCCTTCGAGCAAACAAGGGTATGAGCGCGAATTTATAGAACACCTCACGAAACAAAATGGTAAAACACCGATTGCGATTGCGCTGAGTTCTGCGTGGAAAGAGCATCATGAAAAAGAGTTTGAAGAACTAGTCCATAATCCCCTTTTGCAGATCACATGGGTGAACCATTCGCACACCCATTTTTACGACCCAAAACTTCCGATTCGCGATAATTTTATGTTACATGTAAACACGGACGTGAAGAGTGAAATTTTAGGGGTGGAGAAAACATTATTAGAAGAAGGCATCACACCCTCGGTCTTTTTTCGCTTCCCTGGTTTAATCGCCAATGAAAAACTGATGCGTGAGCTTAGGGAAACCTACTTTTTGATTCCTTTGGGGGCAAATGCGTGGATTGCGAAAAATGAGCCGACTAAGACGGGAAGTATCATCTTGATTCATGGCAATAAAAATGAACCGCAAGGGATTGAGATGTTGGAGAAAAAGCTTCCTGAAGTGGTGAAAACCTATCAGTTTCACCCTTTACAGGAAGCATTTGTACCGTAA
- a CDS encoding ester cyclase, with protein MAKQIRQIIEEYYDVVWNEKKLDQAQRFLDPSLNFRGSLGMRVDSINGFCDYAKMLFSAFPNLYHVIEDIVIDGDKAAVRLVYTATHSGKLFGFEPTGNRIRYSGACFFKFENEKIVDAWVLGDLNALYGQLNVANH; from the coding sequence ATGGCAAAGCAGATAAGACAGATCATTGAAGAGTACTACGATGTGGTTTGGAACGAGAAAAAACTTGACCAAGCACAGCGATTTTTAGACCCTTCACTCAATTTTAGAGGCTCGCTCGGTATGCGAGTTGATAGTATCAATGGTTTTTGTGACTACGCCAAGATGCTTTTTAGCGCCTTCCCAAATCTCTACCATGTAATCGAAGACATCGTCATCGATGGCGACAAAGCCGCCGTAAGACTCGTTTACACCGCAACACACTCTGGAAAACTTTTTGGGTTTGAGCCTACGGGCAACCGTATTCGTTATTCAGGAGCGTGCTTTTTTAAATTTGAAAATGAAAAAATCGTAGACGCATGGGTCTTAGGTGATCTTAACGCGCTTTATGGACAACTTAACGTCGCCAATCATTAA
- a CDS encoding DMT family transporter: MTYAKAFGVTSLGMLLMSFESPLIKMTTIPAQSVTFYFGLFMFAITHIALVFRQKSAFFEVYRVHYKPILLSAFFMGISNLFFILAVKHTSVASAVFILSTAPLVSALIAFIFFRQKTPRRTFGAIFFVFVGLSIILFNDLGLGNMLGNFYAFLCVLSFTSLFSVLERYKEVSRLACVGAGGLVASLLAFMTASIVLPDPYSFKIILFMGALLTPVSRICIGIGTKFLPSVEVALLTIIEPVLAPFWVWILMDEKPHSNTLIGGAIIVTTLLVHSIMAHKEAKKRH, translated from the coding sequence ATGACCTACGCAAAAGCCTTTGGCGTCACCTCTTTGGGCATGCTGCTCATGAGTTTTGAGTCACCCTTGATCAAAATGACGACTATTCCGGCACAAAGTGTCACCTTTTATTTTGGTCTTTTTATGTTTGCGATCACGCACATCGCTCTTGTATTCAGGCAAAAAAGCGCTTTTTTTGAGGTGTACCGCGTCCATTATAAACCGATTTTGCTCAGTGCTTTTTTCATGGGAATAAGCAACCTCTTTTTTATTTTAGCCGTTAAACACACGAGTGTTGCGAGTGCCGTGTTTATTTTGAGTACTGCGCCACTCGTGAGTGCTTTGATCGCTTTCATCTTTTTCAGACAAAAAACACCCCGCCGTACATTTGGAGCGATCTTTTTTGTTTTTGTCGGTCTTAGCATTATTTTATTTAACGATTTGGGTTTGGGAAACATGCTCGGCAATTTTTATGCCTTTTTATGCGTGCTCTCGTTTACGTCGCTGTTTTCTGTGTTAGAGCGTTACAAAGAGGTGAGTCGTCTTGCGTGTGTCGGAGCGGGAGGGTTGGTAGCATCACTTTTGGCGTTTATGACCGCCTCGATCGTGCTTCCTGATCCATACTCTTTTAAAATAATTCTCTTTATGGGAGCCCTTTTAACCCCCGTTTCAAGGATTTGCATAGGCATTGGCACCAAGTTTTTACCCTCGGTAGAAGTGGCACTTTTGACGATTATAGAACCAGTACTTGCACCCTTTTGGGTGTGGATACTGATGGATGAAAAACCGCATAGCAATACCCTAATAGGAGGCGCCATCATCGTAACGACCTTACTCGTTCACTCGATAATGGCACATAAAGAGGCAAAAAAACGTCATTAA
- a CDS encoding VF530 family protein produces the protein MNTTEQNTNPLHGVTLEKLVTELQAHYGWEKLDEMLRMNCFHVNPSINACLKFFRKTPWARTKIEKLYISFRTNQGK, from the coding sequence ATGAACACGACCGAACAAAACACCAATCCCCTTCACGGCGTCACATTAGAAAAACTCGTCACGGAACTGCAAGCGCATTACGGTTGGGAAAAACTGGATGAGATGCTGCGCATGAACTGCTTTCATGTTAACCCAAGTATCAACGCATGCCTAAAATTTTTCCGTAAAACCCCTTGGGCGCGCACGAAAATCGAAAAACTCTACATCTCCTTTCGCACAAATCAAGGCAAGTAA